The Streptomyces spororaveus genome includes a region encoding these proteins:
- a CDS encoding GNAT family N-acetyltransferase gives MTTAQPEALSFRSAVEADVPELVELVESAYRGDASRAGWTTEADYLDGQRTDPDGVRAVIAAPDGVLLVVERAGELVACCQLEHRDDHVYFGMFAVRPGLQGAGLGKEILAEAERRARETWGAKEMRMTVVHVREELIAYYERRGYRRTGEMSPFPYGDERFGVPLRDDLAFELLVKSL, from the coding sequence ATGACGACCGCCCAGCCCGAAGCCCTGAGTTTCCGAAGCGCCGTCGAGGCGGACGTGCCGGAACTGGTGGAGCTCGTCGAGTCCGCCTACCGCGGGGACGCGAGCAGGGCCGGCTGGACCACCGAGGCCGACTACCTGGACGGCCAGCGCACCGACCCGGACGGGGTCCGTGCCGTCATCGCCGCCCCCGACGGGGTCCTGCTCGTCGTCGAGCGCGCGGGTGAACTCGTCGCCTGCTGCCAGCTCGAACACCGCGACGACCACGTCTACTTCGGGATGTTCGCCGTCCGCCCCGGTCTCCAGGGCGCGGGCCTCGGCAAGGAGATCCTGGCCGAGGCCGAGCGCCGCGCCCGCGAGACCTGGGGCGCCAAGGAGATGCGGATGACGGTGGTGCACGTCCGGGAGGAGCTCATCGCCTACTACGAGCGCCGCGGCTACCGGCGCACCGGCGAGATGAGCCCGTTCCCCTACGGCGACGAGCGCTTCGGTGTCCCGCTCCGTGACGACCTGGCCTTCGAGCTGCTGGTCAAGTCGCTCTGA
- a CDS encoding TetR/AcrR family transcriptional regulator: protein MSPRSASVNEELRRRSRERLLQSTVELVAEHGYEATTLGDIADRAGAARGLVSYYFPGKRQLLQSAVHRLMHLTLYAALEREPRSECGRERLARAVDAVLGLARDEPLLMRTHMAGILTAEGFVQCPEQQRLAELLRDTVVRYGSADPDADYPLLRALLMGAVVAILLPGAPMPARRLRAELFQRYGLDWELGVPPDGGPPGGTSPSPSSHP from the coding sequence ATGTCCCCGCGCAGCGCATCGGTCAATGAAGAATTGCGCAGACGTTCCCGGGAGCGGCTGCTGCAGTCCACGGTCGAACTCGTGGCCGAACACGGCTACGAGGCCACGACGCTCGGCGACATCGCCGACCGGGCGGGGGCGGCACGCGGCCTGGTCTCGTACTACTTCCCGGGCAAACGGCAGTTGCTGCAGTCCGCGGTGCACCGGCTGATGCACCTCACCCTGTACGCCGCGCTGGAGCGGGAGCCCCGCAGCGAGTGCGGGCGCGAGCGGCTCGCGCGTGCCGTCGACGCGGTCCTGGGGCTCGCCCGGGACGAACCGCTGCTCATGCGCACGCACATGGCGGGCATCCTCACGGCCGAGGGCTTCGTGCAGTGCCCCGAGCAGCAGCGGCTGGCGGAGCTGCTGCGGGACACCGTCGTCCGGTACGGCTCGGCGGACCCGGACGCGGACTACCCGCTGCTGCGGGCCCTGTTGATGGGCGCGGTCGTGGCGATCCTGCTGCCCGGCGCCCCGATGCCGGCGCGTCGGCTGCGGGCCGAGCTGTTCCAGCGCTACGGGCTGGACTGGGAGCTCGGAGTTCCGCCGGACGGCGGGCCGCCCGGCGGAACGTCGCCCTCACCCTCCTCGCACCCCTGA
- a CDS encoding DUF5134 domain-containing protein: MHGSATSLATPVSSWLLVLLCAVSGAYCLRRARGSGGAAGEAVMGFGMALMAVPLGGGDDGWRAPVLGVVFCGAALHALWLLRGGSHHAHHLVGSLTMVYMALMAGSGPGHGQEHSPAAGPPLLTGALLLYYAGYVMLGGTRLITAGGTVSRRPAAGRDGPAELIRACRLAMGMGMLAMLLTM, from the coding sequence GTGCACGGTTCCGCCACTTCGCTCGCCACCCCCGTCTCCTCCTGGCTGCTGGTGCTGCTGTGCGCGGTGAGCGGCGCGTACTGCCTGCGGCGGGCGCGGGGTTCGGGCGGCGCCGCCGGGGAGGCGGTGATGGGTTTCGGGATGGCGCTGATGGCCGTGCCCCTCGGCGGGGGCGACGACGGGTGGCGGGCGCCGGTGCTGGGGGTGGTCTTCTGCGGCGCGGCCCTTCACGCCCTGTGGCTGCTGCGGGGCGGATCGCACCATGCGCACCACCTGGTGGGCTCGCTGACGATGGTCTACATGGCCCTGATGGCCGGGTCCGGGCCGGGGCACGGGCAGGAGCACTCCCCGGCGGCGGGGCCGCCCCTGCTGACGGGTGCCCTGCTCCTCTACTACGCGGGGTACGTGATGCTCGGCGGAACCCGGCTGATCACCGCGGGCGGCACCGTCTCCCGGCGGCCGGCCGCCGGCCGCGACGGACCCGCCGAGCTCATCCGCGCCTGCCGACTCGCCATGGGAATGGGGATGTTGGCCATGCTGCTCACGATGTGA
- a CDS encoding phosphatase PAP2 family protein has product MRNDHLRWTGIGCALLGAVLTALVVARWRPLIAYDERVSGDLHAHAVTHPGVTHLMRVLSDWVWDPWTMRALAVAACALLWWRGHRGRALRVAVVTLAASVLQQGLKVLVGRERPVWSDPVDSAQYAAYPSGHAMTATVVCGLLLWLLPRPGPGGWPVAWAVAAWVVAVVSVLGVGFTRVYLGVHWPSDVLAGWLLGVALVALATSVAVRERGCDPVER; this is encoded by the coding sequence ATGCGGAACGATCACTTGCGGTGGACGGGCATCGGCTGTGCCCTGCTCGGAGCGGTCCTGACGGCGCTGGTGGTCGCGCGATGGCGGCCCCTGATCGCCTACGACGAGCGGGTCAGCGGGGATCTGCACGCCCACGCCGTCACCCACCCCGGGGTCACGCACCTGATGCGGGTGCTCAGCGACTGGGTGTGGGACCCCTGGACCATGCGGGCGCTGGCGGTGGCCGCCTGTGCGCTGCTGTGGTGGCGGGGCCACCGGGGGCGCGCGCTGCGGGTGGCGGTGGTGACGCTGGCGGCGTCGGTGCTGCAGCAGGGGCTGAAAGTGCTCGTGGGGCGGGAGCGTCCGGTGTGGTCGGACCCGGTGGACTCGGCGCAGTACGCGGCCTATCCGTCCGGCCACGCCATGACGGCGACGGTGGTGTGCGGACTGCTCCTGTGGCTGCTCCCCCGGCCGGGCCCGGGCGGGTGGCCGGTCGCCTGGGCGGTCGCCGCGTGGGTGGTGGCGGTGGTCTCGGTGCTCGGGGTCGGCTTCACCCGCGTGTACCTCGGGGTGCACTGGCCGTCGGACGTCCTGGCGGGCTGGCTCCTGGGCGTGGCCCTGGTGGCTCTCGCGACGTCCGTGGCCGTCCGCGAACGCGGCTGCGACCCGGTGGAGCGGTGA
- a CDS encoding M56 family metallopeptidase, translating into MMVPAVLLLLGALTAVLAPRLLARARWPEREPVVALWVWQCVVGAVLLCFGLSMLLSAAAAWLAVRGRLFASAPHGVVDAYALGAAGGPWAVVTALALAGGGLWTGAMLTGEVLRARARRRAQGSELLVRAPLLPGEDPTGARLVVLEGPRPDAWWLPGAAPQLVVTTAALGRLKGSQLDAVLAHEQGHAAARHDWLLHCSRALARGFPQVPVFAAFEAEMHRLVEMAADDTASRRYGRLTIALALVGLNEDRGVFGTSSPEHAHVPQRVRRLLSAAPRLSPGRRLRLTALATLVPAIPLVVAFVPGLSALA; encoded by the coding sequence ATGATGGTCCCCGCCGTTCTCCTGTTGCTCGGCGCCCTGACCGCGGTGCTCGCCCCCCGTCTGCTGGCCCGGGCCCGATGGCCCGAGCGTGAGCCGGTCGTCGCCCTGTGGGTGTGGCAGTGCGTGGTCGGCGCCGTGCTCCTGTGCTTCGGGCTGTCGATGCTGCTGAGCGCGGCGGCCGCCTGGCTGGCGGTCCGGGGCCGGCTGTTCGCCTCCGCCCCGCACGGGGTGGTCGACGCCTACGCCCTCGGTGCGGCCGGCGGACCCTGGGCCGTCGTCACCGCGCTCGCGCTGGCGGGCGGCGGGCTGTGGACCGGGGCGATGCTGACCGGTGAGGTGCTGCGGGCGCGCGCCCGGCGGCGCGCGCAGGGCAGCGAACTGCTGGTACGGGCCCCGCTGCTGCCCGGGGAGGACCCGACGGGCGCGCGGCTGGTCGTACTGGAGGGTCCCCGGCCGGATGCCTGGTGGCTGCCGGGAGCGGCGCCGCAGCTGGTGGTCACGACGGCGGCGCTGGGCCGGCTGAAGGGCAGCCAGCTGGACGCCGTGCTCGCGCACGAGCAGGGGCACGCGGCGGCCCGGCACGACTGGCTGCTGCACTGTTCGCGGGCGCTGGCCCGGGGCTTCCCGCAGGTACCGGTCTTCGCGGCGTTCGAGGCGGAGATGCACCGGCTGGTGGAGATGGCCGCCGACGACACGGCCTCCCGGCGGTACGGGCGGCTGACGATCGCGCTGGCGCTGGTCGGACTCAACGAGGACCGGGGGGTGTTCGGGACCTCCTCGCCCGAGCACGCGCACGTCCCGCAGCGCGTGCGCAGGCTGCTGTCGGCGGCGCCGCGGCTCTCCCCCGGCCGCCGGCTGCGGCTGACGGCGCTGGCCACGCTGGTCCCGGCGATCCCGCTGGTGGTGGCCTTCGTACCGGGGCTGAGCGCCCTGGCGTAG
- a CDS encoding DUF305 domain-containing protein — protein sequence MDMAKDLRGIRWALLAPPVRFAAVLAAAAGLLLTLSGCQGDGGPDRADDGRTTVVAPGRPGEKARHLTPEEAAKAKPDDSPNAADHAYVSRMVEHHRQALTMSALAPERAAADGVKRLAERITAAQKPEIGAMEKWLALHPAPAAGSGGHGQGHDHGAMPGMATEQQLADLAAARGAAFDRLFLKLMTAHHEGAVTMAGEALAGGNNVAVEEMATEVVATQSAEIHRMRAMG from the coding sequence ATGGACATGGCAAAAGACCTCAGGGGTATCCGCTGGGCCTTACTGGCGCCGCCCGTCCGGTTCGCCGCCGTGCTGGCGGCGGCCGCCGGCCTCCTGCTGACGCTCTCCGGCTGCCAGGGGGACGGCGGACCGGACCGGGCCGACGACGGACGGACCACGGTCGTCGCGCCGGGCAGGCCGGGCGAGAAGGCCCGTCACCTCACCCCCGAAGAGGCCGCGAAGGCGAAACCGGACGACAGCCCGAACGCCGCCGACCACGCCTACGTGTCGCGCATGGTCGAACACCACCGGCAGGCGCTGACGATGAGCGCACTGGCCCCCGAGCGGGCCGCGGCGGACGGGGTCAAGCGGCTGGCGGAGCGGATCACGGCGGCCCAGAAACCCGAAATCGGCGCGATGGAGAAGTGGTTGGCCCTCCATCCGGCCCCAGCCGCGGGCTCCGGCGGGCACGGGCAGGGCCACGACCACGGCGCGATGCCGGGCATGGCGACCGAACAGCAGCTGGCGGACCTGGCCGCGGCCCGGGGGGCCGCGTTCGACCGGCTCTTCCTGAAGCTGATGACCGCCCATCACGAGGGCGCCGTGACGATGGCCGGCGAGGCGCTGGCGGGCGGGAACAACGTGGCGGTCGAGGAGATGGCCACCGAGGTCGTGGCCACGCAGAGCGCCGAGATCCACCGGATGCGCGCGATGGGCTGA
- a CDS encoding glycerophosphodiester phosphodiesterase, whose translation MTFLTIGHRGVMGVEPENTLRSYLRAERCGMDVIALDLRLSKDGALVAVHDPEVDRTTDGSGAVADLTLAELRELDAGQGERVPVLEEVLDAVRLPLQASVGDPATASVLAELILRRDLTSRVEVASTREAVLAETARLVPGVRTVLYAASPGGEAGSVVDRALAAGAATIAVDIRRLSLETVESAHAAGLRVTGRAVDTLDLLRLARALGLDGAATDFPEIRSTGRFTA comes from the coding sequence TTGACTTTCCTCACCATCGGTCACCGCGGGGTCATGGGTGTCGAACCGGAGAACACCCTGCGGTCGTACCTCCGAGCGGAACGTTGCGGCATGGACGTCATCGCTCTGGATCTGCGTCTGAGCAAGGACGGAGCGCTCGTCGCCGTGCACGACCCCGAGGTGGACCGGACGACCGACGGCTCGGGGGCCGTCGCCGATCTGACCCTGGCCGAGCTGCGCGAGCTGGATGCCGGTCAGGGCGAGCGCGTGCCGGTCCTGGAGGAGGTGCTGGACGCGGTCCGGTTGCCGCTCCAGGCGTCCGTCGGGGACCCGGCCACCGCCTCGGTGCTCGCGGAGCTGATCCTGCGGCGCGACCTGACCTCCCGGGTCGAGGTGGCCTCCACCCGCGAGGCGGTGCTCGCCGAGACGGCCCGCCTGGTGCCGGGGGTACGGACCGTGCTGTACGCGGCCTCGCCCGGCGGCGAAGCCGGGTCGGTCGTGGACCGGGCGCTGGCCGCGGGCGCCGCGACGATCGCCGTGGACATCCGGCGACTCAGCCTGGAGACGGTGGAGTCGGCGCACGCGGCGGGCCTGCGCGTGACGGGCCGGGCGGTCGACACCCTGGACCTGTTGCGGCTCGCGCGGGCGCTGGGACTGGACGGCGCGGCCACGGACTTCCCGGAGATCCGCAGCACCGGCCGGTTCACCGCCTGA
- a CDS encoding prealbumin-like fold domain-containing protein, which produces MASNGFRRSWSGWRPWVLGVVTTASLIATPSYAGAAAGADAAVRNQPGGAIRAAGSADRCPDHCEGPGVPLGDVTVIKEDGLTGNPLGGAVFQLWEETNGIPGLQTTGSDPDTSIGGTCTTPADGTCTRTLPTGVYYWLETQAPPGYDLPINPVFGPLVLTEENIAEGVTVTAENTATPPVTAGEVA; this is translated from the coding sequence ATGGCATCGAACGGATTCCGCCGGTCATGGAGCGGGTGGCGGCCCTGGGTCCTGGGGGTGGTGACGACGGCGTCGCTGATTGCGACCCCCTCGTACGCCGGGGCGGCGGCCGGGGCGGACGCGGCCGTCCGGAACCAGCCGGGCGGCGCAATCCGGGCTGCCGGGAGTGCCGACCGGTGCCCGGACCACTGCGAGGGCCCCGGTGTGCCCCTCGGTGACGTCACGGTGATCAAGGAGGACGGGCTGACCGGAAACCCCCTGGGCGGCGCCGTCTTCCAGCTCTGGGAGGAGACCAACGGCATCCCGGGCCTCCAGACCACCGGCAGCGACCCGGACACCTCCATCGGCGGCACCTGCACCACCCCGGCCGACGGCACGTGCACCCGCACCCTGCCGACCGGCGTCTACTACTGGCTGGAGACCCAGGCCCCGCCCGGCTACGACCTGCCCATCAACCCGGTGTTCGGCCCACTGGTACTGACGGAGGAGAACATCGCCGAAGGCGTGACGGTGACCGCCGAGAACACGGCCACGCCGCCCGTGACCGCCGGTGAGGTCGCCTGA
- a CDS encoding FAD-dependent oxidoreductase, giving the protein MLRVAVVGSGPSGVYAAQALVQQREVPGVRVDVLDRLPAPYGLVRYGVAPDHEKIKSLQGSLRTVLEDERIRFLGNVEVGGEALPTGRLLELYHAVVYCVGAARDRMLGIPGEELTGVHSATAFVSWYSGHPDAAAEAFDLPGVDTAVVVGAGNVAVDVTRILARGTAELEPTDMPQPALGALAESGVRQVSMVARRGPSQGRFTTKELRELGTLPGVDTWADPAELALDPVYGDPAAAAALPAVARRNLEVLRGWAAAAPGADAGPRRIALRFYLRPVEILGGPDGRVTGMRFERTAPDGRGGVTGTGVHEDIGAQLVLRSVGYKGVPLTGLPFDPAKGTVPHAAGRVLRAGRASVGEYVAGWIKRGPTGVIGTNRPCAKETVSSLLQDAGALARRDLPGDPLDALRAAGLRPVRWPGWLAIEAAETDLGRSLGRRSVKIPDWQGLLGAARAGRA; this is encoded by the coding sequence GTGCTTCGTGTCGCCGTCGTCGGATCGGGCCCCAGCGGGGTCTACGCGGCCCAGGCGCTCGTGCAGCAGCGCGAGGTGCCCGGGGTGCGGGTGGACGTGCTGGACCGGCTCCCCGCGCCCTACGGACTCGTCCGGTACGGGGTCGCCCCGGACCACGAGAAGATCAAGTCGCTCCAGGGCAGCCTGCGCACCGTGCTGGAGGACGAGCGGATCCGCTTCCTCGGCAACGTCGAGGTCGGCGGCGAGGCACTGCCCACCGGCCGGCTGCTGGAGCTGTACCACGCGGTGGTGTACTGCGTGGGCGCCGCCCGGGACCGGATGCTGGGGATCCCGGGCGAGGAGCTGACCGGGGTGCACTCCGCCACGGCCTTCGTGTCCTGGTACAGCGGGCACCCGGACGCCGCCGCCGAGGCCTTCGACCTGCCCGGCGTGGACACGGCGGTGGTGGTCGGGGCCGGCAACGTCGCGGTGGACGTGACCCGGATCCTCGCCCGCGGCACGGCCGAACTGGAGCCGACGGACATGCCGCAGCCGGCCCTCGGCGCGCTCGCGGAGAGCGGGGTGCGCCAGGTGTCGATGGTGGCCCGGCGGGGTCCCTCGCAGGGCCGGTTCACCACCAAGGAACTGCGCGAGCTGGGCACGCTGCCGGGCGTGGACACCTGGGCCGATCCCGCCGAACTGGCACTCGACCCCGTGTACGGGGACCCCGCGGCGGCGGCCGCCCTGCCGGCGGTGGCGCGGCGGAACCTGGAGGTGCTGCGCGGCTGGGCCGCAGCGGCACCGGGCGCGGACGCCGGGCCGCGCCGGATCGCCCTGCGGTTCTACCTGCGGCCGGTGGAGATCCTGGGCGGGCCGGACGGCCGGGTCACCGGGATGCGCTTCGAGCGCACCGCCCCGGACGGCCGGGGCGGGGTGACCGGGACGGGCGTGCACGAGGACATCGGGGCGCAGCTGGTGCTGCGCTCGGTGGGGTACAAGGGCGTTCCGCTCACCGGGCTGCCCTTCGACCCCGCGAAGGGCACGGTCCCGCACGCGGCGGGCCGGGTGCTGCGCGCGGGCCGGGCCTCGGTCGGCGAGTACGTGGCGGGCTGGATCAAGCGCGGCCCGACCGGGGTGATCGGCACGAACCGGCCGTGCGCGAAGGAGACCGTGTCCTCCCTGCTCCAGGACGCGGGGGCGCTGGCCCGGCGCGACCTCCCGGGCGACCCGCTGGACGCCCTGCGGGCGGCGGGTCTGCGCCCGGTCCGGTGGCCGGGGTGGCTCGCCATCGAGGCGGCCGAAACCGATCTGGGACGCTCCCTGGGCCGACGCTCCGTCAAGATCCCGGACTGGCAGGGCCTGCTGGGCGCGGCGCGCGCGGGCCGGGCGTAG
- a CDS encoding LVIVD repeat-containing protein encodes MTSLHTRRVRNRKLGVAVAAAGLLTTLLAAGPAAATPDPGDLSPGSANRQGASPAEGRELAPGDIPGQDEIVHSANIKPLANIPSSDPTGINTDLAFQGRYAYAGSYSGFTIYDIANPKAPKTVTQVLCPGGQNDVSVHGDLLFLSTDSSRSDDSCNSVSQPATEKSSWEGIKIFDIKDKKNPKYIKSVETACGSHTHTLVPGDRDIYLYVASYSPNEAFPDCKPPHDGISVVKVPKKAPTKAAVVAFPVLFPDGGNPGGPTNPGVSKTTGCHDITVLPSKNLAAGACMGDGILFDISRPEQPRVIDRVQDNVNFAFWHSATFNERANKVVFTDELGGGVGATCNEATGPNRGADGIYDITGRGDQRKLVFRGYFKIPRHQADTENCVAHNGSLVPVGGGRDIMVQAWYQGGVSVWEFTDSARPKEIAYFERGPLTTDQLGLGGSWSAYYYNGHIYSNDIAKGLDVLRLDDWRTESAKWVWMDRLNVQSQPEYH; translated from the coding sequence GTGACCTCGCTACACACCAGGCGGGTGCGGAACAGGAAGCTCGGGGTGGCCGTCGCCGCGGCCGGGCTCCTCACCACGCTCCTGGCCGCCGGACCGGCGGCCGCCACCCCCGACCCGGGGGACTTATCACCCGGCAGTGCAAACCGGCAGGGCGCGAGCCCCGCCGAAGGCCGTGAACTCGCCCCGGGCGACATTCCCGGCCAGGACGAGATCGTGCACAGCGCCAACATCAAGCCGCTGGCCAACATCCCCAGCAGCGACCCCACGGGGATCAACACCGACCTGGCCTTCCAGGGCCGGTACGCCTACGCGGGCAGCTACAGCGGCTTCACCATCTACGACATCGCGAATCCGAAGGCACCGAAGACCGTCACCCAGGTGCTCTGCCCGGGCGGCCAGAACGACGTCTCCGTCCACGGCGACCTGCTCTTCCTCTCCACCGACTCCTCGCGCAGCGACGACTCCTGCAACAGCGTCTCGCAGCCCGCCACGGAGAAGTCCTCGTGGGAGGGCATCAAGATCTTCGACATCAAGGACAAGAAGAACCCCAAGTACATCAAGTCCGTGGAGACCGCCTGCGGTTCGCACACCCACACCCTGGTGCCGGGCGACCGCGACATCTACCTCTACGTCGCCTCGTACTCCCCGAACGAGGCCTTCCCCGACTGCAAGCCGCCGCACGACGGCATCTCGGTCGTGAAGGTCCCGAAGAAGGCGCCGACGAAGGCCGCGGTCGTCGCCTTCCCGGTCCTCTTCCCCGACGGCGGCAACCCGGGCGGGCCCACCAACCCCGGAGTCTCCAAGACCACCGGCTGCCACGACATCACCGTGCTGCCGTCCAAGAACCTGGCCGCCGGCGCCTGCATGGGTGACGGCATCCTCTTCGACATCAGCAGGCCCGAGCAGCCGCGGGTCATCGACCGCGTCCAGGACAACGTGAACTTCGCGTTCTGGCACTCGGCCACCTTCAACGAGCGTGCGAACAAGGTGGTGTTCACCGACGAACTCGGCGGCGGTGTCGGCGCCACCTGCAACGAGGCCACCGGTCCGAACCGGGGCGCCGACGGCATCTACGACATCACCGGCCGCGGCGACCAGCGCAAACTCGTCTTCCGCGGCTACTTCAAGATCCCCCGGCACCAGGCCGACACCGAGAACTGCGTGGCCCACAACGGCTCGCTGGTCCCGGTCGGCGGCGGTCGCGACATCATGGTGCAGGCCTGGTACCAGGGTGGCGTCTCCGTATGGGAGTTCACCGACTCCGCCCGGCCCAAGGAGATCGCGTACTTCGAGCGCGGACCGCTGACGACGGACCAGCTCGGACTCGGCGGGTCCTGGTCGGCGTACTACTACAACGGGCACATCTACTCGAACGACATCGCCAAGGGCCTCGACGTGCTGCGGCTCGACGACTGGCGCACCGAGAGCGCCAAGTGGGTGTGGATGGACCGGCTCAACGTGCAGAGCCAGCCCGAGTACCACTGA